The genomic stretch TCCAGACCGAACTCATCGAAGAGCTCCTGGAGATCGTGCCGGGCGCCGAGATGGGCATGCTGCTGAAGACCGGCTCGGACGCGACCGCCGCGGCCGTGCGGCTGTCGCGCGCCTTCACCGGCCGCGACCGGGTGGTGCGCTGGGGCTACAACGGCTGGCACGACTGGTGTGCCCAGTGGGACCACGGCATCCCGGCCGTCAGCCGGGCGCTGGTGGACACCTTCACCTACAACGACCTCGACTCGCTGCGCGCGGTGTTCGAGCGCCACCCCGGGCAGATCGCCTGCCTGGTCATGATGCCGTTCATGGTCGAGCGGCCCGCGCCGGGCTTCCTCGAAGGCGTACGGGAGCTGACCCGCGAACACGGCACGCTGCTGGTGTTCGACGAGATCCGCTCCGGGTTCCGCCTCGCCCTCGGCGGCGCCCAGGAGTACTACGGGGTCACCGCCGACCTGGTGACGCTCAGCAAGGCGTTCGCCAACGGGTATGCGATCTCCGCGCTGACCGGGCGCGCCGATGTGCTGCGCACCCTGGACACGGTGCACATCTCGTCCACGTACTACGCCAACGCCGACGCCATGGCCGCGGCGCTGGCCACGGTCCGCAAGCTGCGGTCGGGCGACCACCTGCGGCGGATCCGGCAGCTGGGCGAGCGCCTCCAGCGCGAACTCGGCGCGCTCGTCGCCGAGTCCGGGGCACCGATCGAGGTGGTGGGGCACCCGCCGATGCCCTTCCTCGACTTCGGCTTCGGCGACGAGGAACGCAACCAGCGGGCCAAACGGAGCTTCTACGCGGCGACGATCGCCGAAGGCGTCTTCCTCCACCCCAACCACCACTGGTTCATCTCGGCGGCCACCACCGACGACGACATCGACACGGCGGTCCGCGCGGTGCGAAGCGGCCTGAAGGCGCTGGCCGCGGACGGATGGCTCGACGAAGGGCCGGCACGGCAGAAGGAGCACGGAGCGTTATGACCGAGACCGACATACGGCTCGCCGGCCCCGCCGACGGCGGCACTCCCGCGGCGGGCCACCACGGCTGGGGGATGCTGCGTCCGCGCACCCGCACAGCGACGCACTGGGCCGAGGAACAAGAGGTCATCGGACCCGGGCTGCAGGCGGTGATGCTGCTGTCGCGGCTGTGCGTGGTGGCGGCGGACGGCGCCGAACTCGTCGACATCGACGGCAACCGCATCATCGACTTCCAGGGAGCGGGCGGCGTCAACTCCATCGGCCACGCGGAGCCGCGCTTCGTGGCGGCCCTCGCCCAGGAGCTGACCCGGGCCACGGCCGGTGCCTTCGCCACGCCCGCCCGGCTCGACATGGTGCGGGTGCTGCGCGACTTCCTCCCGGACGAGCTGGACACCATCCAGCTCTACAGCGGGGGCACGGAGGCGGTGGAGGCGGCGTTGCGGCTGGCCAAGTCGGTCACCGGCAAGCACGAGTTCCTCTCCTTCTGGGGCGGTTTCCACGGCAAGACGATGGGGAGCCTGGCGCTGACCGCCGGCGCCCGCTCGGGCCTGGGACCGCTGCCCCCCGGCTACTTCTCCGCGCCGTACGCCAACTGCTACCACTGCCCCTTCAAGCTCACCGCGCCCGGCTGCGGCTTCGCGTGCGTGGAGCACGCCCGTGACGTGATCAAGGAGAACTCCACCGGGGCGCTCGCCGCGATCGTGGTGGAGCCGGTGCAGGGCAGGTCCGGCAACGTGGTGCCGCCGCCCGGTTACCTGACGGCGCTGGGCGAGGTGGCCCGGGAGTTCGACGCGCTGCTGATCTCCGACGAGATGATGACCGGCTTCGGCCGCACCGGCGCCGCCTTCGCCCACCAGCACGAGGACGTGCGCCCCGA from Streptomyces albofaciens JCM 4342 encodes the following:
- a CDS encoding aspartate aminotransferase family protein, whose amino-acid sequence is MGLHRSFALDGKAERIDALAAKRKNVIASDQMVEGHYPVFADRAHGAHFWDVDGNKYLDFFLSYGTVILGHADPDVDEAVVREIRRGFATGLMKPIQTELIEELLEIVPGAEMGMLLKTGSDATAAAVRLSRAFTGRDRVVRWGYNGWHDWCAQWDHGIPAVSRALVDTFTYNDLDSLRAVFERHPGQIACLVMMPFMVERPAPGFLEGVRELTREHGTLLVFDEIRSGFRLALGGAQEYYGVTADLVTLSKAFANGYAISALTGRADVLRTLDTVHISSTYYANADAMAAALATVRKLRSGDHLRRIRQLGERLQRELGALVAESGAPIEVVGHPPMPFLDFGFGDEERNQRAKRSFYAATIAEGVFLHPNHHWFISAATTDDDIDTAVRAVRSGLKALAADGWLDEGPARQKEHGAL
- a CDS encoding aspartate aminotransferase family protein, which encodes MTETDIRLAGPADGGTPAAGHHGWGMLRPRTRTATHWAEEQEVIGPGLQAVMLLSRLCVVAADGAELVDIDGNRIIDFQGAGGVNSIGHAEPRFVAALAQELTRATAGAFATPARLDMVRVLRDFLPDELDTIQLYSGGTEAVEAALRLAKSVTGKHEFLSFWGGFHGKTMGSLALTAGARSGLGPLPPGYFSAPYANCYHCPFKLTAPGCGFACVEHARDVIKENSTGALAAIVVEPVQGRSGNVVPPPGYLTALGEVAREFDALLISDEMMTGFGRTGAAFAHQHEDVRPDVLTVGKGMGGGYPVTGVVAAAETMAAAPFSDPSASSSSFGAFPMACRAVATTTGIIGDDKLVANAAERGREMLDQLSDLVESAPLVGDVRGSGLALGIELVVDKQTREPAPKSVVQRVYLELMEAGVLVMLGGNTLRLYPPLTIGRDQAETAVGIIRETLLRTRGEE